A single region of the Mycobacteriales bacterium genome encodes:
- the raiA gene encoding ribosome-associated translation inhibitor RaiA, giving the protein MDIVVKGRRADVSEKFRQHATEKLSKVERLDHRIIRLEVEVCHEQNPRLAAVRDRVEVTCLSKGPIIRAEAASTDPYVALDLALDKLESRLRRAADKRRVHHGFRTPESIHSPAAHANGSQPPAAPDADAADSPDLEEAGGVVVREKMFEGTPMTLDEALFQMELVGHDFFLFPDSDTGLPSVVYRRKGYDYGVIRLAQ; this is encoded by the coding sequence ATGGACATCGTGGTCAAGGGCCGCAGGGCCGACGTCTCCGAGAAGTTCCGTCAGCACGCGACCGAGAAGCTCTCCAAGGTGGAGCGGCTCGACCACCGGATCATCCGGCTCGAGGTCGAGGTCTGCCACGAGCAGAACCCGCGTCTGGCCGCCGTGCGGGACCGCGTCGAGGTCACCTGCCTGTCCAAAGGACCGATCATCCGGGCCGAGGCCGCCTCGACCGATCCGTACGTCGCGCTCGACCTCGCCCTGGACAAGCTGGAGTCCCGGTTGCGCCGCGCCGCGGACAAGCGCCGGGTCCATCACGGTTTCCGCACGCCTGAGTCGATACACTCGCCCGCGGCGCACGCGAACGGCTCGCAGCCCCCGGCTGCACCGGACGCGGACGCCGCCGATAGTCCCGACCTGGAGGAGGCGGGCGGCGTCGTCGTTCGGGAGAAGATGTTCGAGGGCACTCCGATGACCCTCGACGAGGCCCTGTTCCAGATGGAGCTCGTGGGCCACGACTTCTTCCTCTTCCCGGACTCCGACACCGGCCTTCCCAGCGTGGTCTATCGGCGGAAGGGGTACGACTACGGCGTGATCCGGCTCGCCCAGTGA